The Magnolia sinica isolate HGM2019 chromosome 10, MsV1, whole genome shotgun sequence genome includes a window with the following:
- the LOC131216903 gene encoding probable E3 ubiquitin-protein ligase RHY1A: MAGMLPGVECARRRRFHQGGSDPPVGVKKGGTRRSSFCLYTSSRDSHLNYNTWHRSATTQSFKAEKLGDIAREAKERLDERLRSQRNSEITRHNSTGSMRSTYEDGGGSFGSAIMSSLHKEIFGSKKKTSKRFIWAKLGWKASEQDECVVCLERFNTGELLVHLPCAHRFHSRCLVPWLETNTHCPCCRTEILS; this comes from the exons ATGGCTGGAATGCTCCCCGGCGTCGAATGCGCCCGAAGGCGGAGATTCCATCAAGGAGGATCAGATCCGCCCGTTGGGGTTAAAAAAGGAGGGACGAGGCGTTCTTCTTTCTGCCTATACACAAGCAGTCGCGACTCGCATCTCAATTACAACACTTGG CACCGGAGCGCGACAACTCAAAGTTTCAAAGCTGAAAAGCTTGGAGACATAGCTAGAGAAGCAAAGGAAAGACTAGATGAGAGACTGAGGAGTCAAAGAAACTCAGAAATCACAAG GCACAACAGCACAGGAAGCATGAGATCCACATATGAGGATGGTGGCGGGAGCTTTGGCTCGGCGATCATGAGCAGCCTTCACAAAGAGATTTTCGGATCAAAGAAGAAGACATCGAAGCGGTTTATCTGGGCCAAGTTGGGGTGGAAGGCGTCGGAGCAAGACGAGTGCGTCGTTTGCTTGGAAAGGTTCAATACCGGCGAGCTTCTCGTGCACCTACCTTGTGCCCATCGGTTCCATTCCAGGTGCCTGGTCCCATGGCTCGAGACCAACACTCATTGCCCATGTTGTAGGACCGAAATATTATcttag